Within Hyphomicrobiales bacterium, the genomic segment CGAGCCCCGCCATGGCCTGTCGGCTTTCGGCGACCTCGCCTATCCGGCCGACTTCACCCATTTCGCCTATGCCGACCCCGACGCGCTCAAGGGCGGCGCCTTCTCGCTCATCGGCTGGGGCGGCGTGACCACCTTCAACTCGCTCAACGCCCTCATTCTCAAGGGCGACGCGGCGCAGGGCATGGATCTGACCTTCGACACGCTGATGGCCCGGGCCCAGGACGAGCCCGACGCCGTCTATGGGCTGATCGCCGAAATCGCCGACCTTGCCGACGACCGTCACTCCGTCACTTTCGCGCTGCGGCCCGAGGCGCGCTTTTCCGACGGCTCGCCGCTGACCGCGGAAGATGTCGCCTTTTCCTTCGACGTGCTCAAGGAAAAGGGCCACCCGATCTACCGCCAGACCCTGCGCGATGTCGAAACGGTCGAGGTGCTGGGGCCGCATTCGCTGCGTTACACCTTCTCCGGCGATCAGGTGCGCGACCTGCCGCTCACCGTCGCCGCCCTGCCGATCTTTTCACGCCTCTATTATCAGGACCGCCCGTTCGACGAGACGACGCTGGACCCTCCCCTCGGCTCCGGTCCCTATGTCGTCGCCGACGTCAAGCAGGGCCGCACCATCACCTATCGCCGCAACCCGGACTATTGGGGCAAGGACCTGCCGGTCAATCGCGGGCGCTGGAATTTCGACGAGATCCGCTACGAATATTTCCGCGACCGCACGGCGGCGATGGAGGCTTTCAAAGCCGGCACCTACGATTTCCGCGAGGAGTTCACCTCCCGCGTCTGGGCGACGGAATATAATTTCCCGGCCGTCCGCGACGGGCGGGTGAAGCGCGAGACGCTCGCCGACGAGACGCCGTCGGGCACCCAGGGCTTTTTCCTCAACAGCCGCCGGCCCGTCCTCGCCGACCGGAGCGTGCGCGAGGCGTTGGCGCTCGCCTTCGATTTCGAATGGACCAACAAGAACCTGTTCTACTCACTCTACGAGCGCACCCAGTCCTATTTCGAGAATTCGGCGATGAAGGCGACCGGCGCACCGGCCGCCGACGAGCGCGCCCTTTTAGACGGGCTCGGCACGCCGG encodes:
- a CDS encoding extracellular solute-binding protein, producing the protein MVRMKARLRAIGWATALLLPALTGTAAEPRHGLSAFGDLAYPADFTHFAYADPDALKGGAFSLIGWGGVTTFNSLNALILKGDAAQGMDLTFDTLMARAQDEPDAVYGLIAEIADLADDRHSVTFALRPEARFSDGSPLTAEDVAFSFDVLKEKGHPIYRQTLRDVETVEVLGPHSLRYTFSGDQVRDLPLTVAALPIFSRLYYQDRPFDETTLDPPLGSGPYVVADVKQGRTITYRRNPDYWGKDLPVNRGRWNFDEIRYEYFRDRTAAMEAFKAGTYDFREEFTSRVWATEYNFPAVRDGRVKRETLADETPSGTQGFFLNSRRPVLADRSVREALALAFDFEWTNKNLFYSLYERTQSYFENSAMKATGAPAADERALLDGLGTPVSTEALGEAVSPPVSDGSGQDRGLLRQAARLLEGAGWTIKNGRRVNAEGEPLRLEILMFEPTFERVNAPYVKNLKLLGIDASMRIVDPAQFERRMKSFDFDMTTQRYVMSTTPGVELRSYFGSQAAAVDGSLNLSGIADPAVDKLIERVIAAKNRKELAVAARALDRVLRAGHYWVPHWYKASHTIAFWDRFSRPATKPKYDRGVLDTWWYDEAKAERLRVGQ